The window TTTCGCCTTCGGTCGAAGTCCAGCTGCGCGAAGTCGCCACGCTGAAGGAGGCCACGGCACGGCCGCCGGGTGTCTGACGAACTTCGGGTTCGTCTTCCAACCAGCCGATGACCATGACTTTGTTCAAGCCTTTGCTGGGCGACATCGTTTCGCGTCTCGCCGGGGAATTATTCGCCCTTGCGAATGACCAGATAACGCAGGACGTCCTCGTTATACTGCATGCTGCGCTCGATGTCCTTGATGCGGGTCGCGTCCAGCTTGGCCTCATAGAGGACGTAGTACCCTTCCGTGAACTTCTTGATGGGGTAGGCTAACTGGCGGACGCCCCAATGATTGGCGACCAACGCGCCATCCTCTTTGGGGCCGGGGATCAATAAATTGCTGAGCCGTTCGATCAATTGGGTACGTTCAGCTTCTTCCAACTGGGGTTGGATGATCACAGTCACTTCGTATTCGCGCACGTTGCCACTCTCCTTTCCTTGGAATGTACTCTTGCGAGCATTGCCCCCGGTCACTCGCCGGGAGCGGAAGCCGGCGAAACAGGCGTGCTTTCCTGTTGCCGGGCAACGACTCGTTATTATAGCCGGTCGTTGGAAATATTCAAGTTTTTGGCTGGGAATGTAAGACTAGCGCACCAAGGCCAGATCAACCGCTTCCTGCAACGTGCGGCAGGTGATGATCTCCAGCCCCGGCGGCATGGCCGCCGCGTTCATCTGCCGGGTGCGGGGAATCAGGCAGCGCTTGAAGCCCAGCTTGGCCGCTTCCTTCAGGCGCGGCTCCAGTTGACTGACGGCGCGCAACTCACCGCTGAGGCCGACCTCGCCAAAGAAGGCCATGTCGGCGTGGACCGGCCGGTCCTTGACGCTGCTGGCGATGGCTAAGGCCACGCCCAGGTCGGCCGCCGGCTCGCTGATCTGCAAGCCGCCGATGACGTTGACGAACACGTCCTTGTCGTGCAGCGGAATGTGGACGCGGCGGGTCAGGACGGCGGTCAGCAGCAGCAGCCGGTTCAAGTCGATGCCGACGGGCGTCCGGCGCGGGTTGGTGAAGGTCGTGGCGCTGGCCAGGGCTTGCACCTCCACCAGCAGCGGCCGTGTGCCCTCCAGCGTGACGGCGATGGCCGAGCCGGGGGAATTGGCCTGGCGTTCGGCCAGAAATGCCTCCGACGGGTTGAGCACTTCGACCATGCCCTGCTCGACCATCTCGAAGACGCCCACCTCACTGGTCGCGCCGAAGCGATTCTTGACGCTGCGCAATAGCCGGTAGCGATGGAACGGATCGCCCTCCAGATAGAGAACGGTATCGACGATGTGCTCCAGCACGCGCGGCCCGGCGATGGCCCCTTCCTTGGTCACGTGGCCGACCAGGACGATGACGACGCCCGACTGCTTGGCCAGCTCCTGGAACCGCGACGCCGATTCGCGCACCTGGGTGACGCTGCCGGCCGAGGAATTGAGGCTGTCGTCATAGGTCGTCTGGATACTGTCGATGATGGCCATGATCGGCCGCACCTCGGTAATGTGATCCAGGATGGCCCGCAGATTGGTTTCGGTCACCAGGAAGAGATCGTGGGCGTCCATCTTCAGCCGCTCGGCGCGCATCTTGATCTGCCGCGCGCTCTCCTCGCCGGAGACGTAGAGCACCGGGCCGTGGAGATTGGCGGCCAGCCCGGCGATCTCCAATAACAGGGTCGATTTACCGATACCTGGATCGCCGCCGACCAGGATGAGCGAGCCGGGCACGAGGCCGCCGCCCAGCACGCGCGAGAACTCCTGCACCGGCAGGGCCAGCCGGTCGAGGCCGTCGGTCTCCACCTCGTGCAGCCGCACCGGCCGCGACGTAAGCGAGCCGGGCGAGCGCCGCCCCTTGGTCGCCGTCTCGGATTCAACCACCTGCTCGACCATTGTGTCGAACTCGTTGCAGCGCGGGCAGCGGCCCATGTAGGCCGGGGTCGTCCGGCCGCAACTCTGACACACGTATTGTGTTTGTCGTTTCGCCATGCCCCCAAGTATACCAAGAAGAGGAATGGAACGCGGATAACACGGATTTAGCCGCGTCGATTCGTTAAATCTGTGTTGTCCGCGTTCTAATCCGGGCGGATTTACGTGGTATAATGCCGCCGCATGATCAACTGGCTATCCGTCGTGGGCAATGGTTTCTGGATCGTCGGGCTGGCGCTCGTCCTGGCCGGGTTCAGCTATCATTATTGGCTGGCCGGGCAATTGGGCCATCCGTTGCGCCAGGAGTTGGGCGGGTTGTCGTTCCAACGGCTGGCAATCGGCGGGCTGCTGCTGGTCAGTATCGGGCTGGCCCTGACGGCCGATGGCTTGTGGCAATTGCTGCCGGCCGCGGCGCTGGTCATCGTCAGCCTGGTGGCTTTGTTCACCCTGTTTCGCCGCCAACGCCGCCAACATCCGGGAAATTAGGTCTATGATTGTCTCAATGTCATTTCGTTCGCGCGTCGCGCTCCTGTTACTTCTCCTTCTCGTCATTGGCGCGGTTCGGCGGCCGGTGGCGGCCGGCAACCCCCGCCAGGACAGCTATCCCGCGCCCACGCCGACGTTGGCCGCCGCGCCCATCCTCGACCCGATGCTGCCGTCGCCCACACCGCTGGCCTACCCCTCTTTTGCCGAGCCTGATTTCGTGGCCGCCACGCCCGCGCCCATCGGCGGGGAGAGCGGCGGGCAATTTTTGCCGGCCGTGCCGGGCGCTAATACGACCGTGAGCCAACCCGTCACACCGGAGGCAACCTCGCGCGGTCTGGTATTTCTATGGCTGAGCTTTCTGGCTACATTCCTCGTCTTCCTGATCGCCGTCGTCGGATCGATCCTGCTCTTCACCCGTCGCAACGAAAATTAAGCCCAACGCCGGATCATTGAAGGGAACGGGCCGCCGGGCTACAATTCGCCTACCCGCTTCGGAACCAACCCATTCCGGGGCCGGCGCGCGCGTATGGAGCGAATTGATCACGAATAACGCGACTCGGCCGACACATCACGCCTGGCGGCGCTATTTGCCGTGGCTGAATCTGGGCCTGACGGTGCTCCTCATCATCGCCGGCCTGTGGTATCTGTCCACACGGGTCAGTCTGGCCGCCGTCGGCGCGGCGCTGGCCGGCGCGAAGCCGTTCTACGTCTTGCTGGCCGTGGGGTTGATGCTGCTGACGGTGGCGCTCAAAGGCTGGCGCTGGCAATTGATGTTTCCGCCAGAGCGGTCGCCCGAGCGGCCGGCCGAACGAACGCCCGTCTCCTTCGCCGCCGCCTTCTGGGCCGTGGCCCTGGGCCAATACGTCAACCTCATCGTGCCCTTCCTGCGCCTGGGCGAAGTGGCCCGCCTGTATGCCCTCAATCAGGAAAGCGGCGCATCGGCCGGGCGGGCGCTGGGTACGCTAGTGATCGAGAAGACACTCGACCTCATCTTCTTCGGCCTGACCATCCTCTTCATTCTGCCGTTCGTCATCCTGCCCGACTTCATCAACCGGCCGGGGCCGATGCTGTTGCTCCTGCCGCTGTTGCTGCTGGTTGTCCTCTACCTGTTGGCCTACCGGACGGAGCTGGTCATCCGCTTCTGGCAGCGGCTTATCGCCCCTCTGCCCGAACGGCCGCGCGCGCTTCTCATGCGGCTGGCCGTGGCCGGGCTGGAGGGCCTGGCGGCGCTGCGCGACCGGCGTTTGACGCTGGCGACGCTGCTCCTGTCGCTCGCCATCGCCGTGCTGTCCGTCGTCTTGCCCTACGCGCTATTCCCGGCGCTCGCCCTGCCGCTCACTCTGCTCGATGCCGCCCTCATCCACATCGCCGTCAGCATTGCCATCACCCCACCCAGTACCCCGGCCAAGATCGGCGTGTTCAACGGCGCGGCGGCGCTGATGCTGTGGCAATTCGGCCTGACCGACGAGACGCTCATCGCCGGCTACGCCATCCTGCTCTACCTCGTCGTCGTGGGGCCGCAGCTCTTGCTGGGTCTCATCGCCGCCTCGCGCACCAAATGGCGCTGGAACGCCGGTATCGCCGCCGTTCCGCCGGCCGCCCCTGATCAGGTATGACCGCTCCGCCCATCTCCGTGATTATCCCCGCCTATAACGCCGCCCGGACGATTGGCCCGTGTCTGGCGGCGCTACGCGAGCAGGCGTTCGATAAGCCCTACGAAATCATCGTCGTCGATGACGGCTCGACCGACGGCACGGCCGAAATTGCGCGCACGGCGGGCGCGACCGTCATCTCCACCCCGCGCGGCCGACCGGCGGCGGCGCGCAATGCCGGTATTCGCGCCGCACAGGGGGCCATCATCTGCTGCACCGACGCCGATTGCGCCCCCCAGCCCGATTGGTTGCGCGAACTAACGGCCCCGTTCGACGACCCGGCGATCATGGCCGCCAAAGGAGCCTACGAGACGCGGCAACGGGCGCTGGTGGCCCGCTTCGTGCAACTGGAATATGAAGACAAATACGACCGCCTGCGCCAACAGCCGGCCATCGACTTCATCGACACCTACTCGGCCGCCTATCGCCGCGACGTGTTGCTGGACAATGAAGGGTTTGACGTGCGCTTCGATTATCTGGAAGATCAGGAGCTATCCTTTCGCCTGGCCGCCCGTGGTTGCCGCATGGTCTTTCGCGAGACGGCCGTCGTCGATCATCGGCACAGCGCCACTGTGCGCGCCTACTTGCGCAAGAAGGGGATCATCGGCTATTGGAAGGCCCAGGTCGTGCGCCGCCATCCCGACCGCGCGGGCGGCGATTCCCACACGCCGCCGGTGATGAAGGTGCAGATGCTGCTGGCGATGCTGACCCTGGCGGCCGTCGTGGCTGGGGTCATGGGCTTGCTCCTGTGGCCGGGCGAGGTTGTGGCGCGCTCCCTGTTGGTCTGGGGGCCGGCGGCGTTGGCGGCTCTCGCTTTCGTCGCCACGACCCTGCCGTTCGTCGCCAAGGCGTGGCGCAAAGACCGGCCGGTGGCGGTGGTAGCGCCCTTTTTGCTGTTCGGCCGGGCGGTGGCGCTGAGCCTGGGCTACGCCTGGGGAATGCTCCAGCCGCGACGCGCCATTACCGGCCAACCACCGGGCAAGGGAGAAGGTTTTTTGCCCAATGAGCGCTCGACTTGACGGGCGCGGCCCATAGCCCATTATTCACGTTGATTGTATGGTCGCTACCCTTTTTGCTGATTAAACTGGACGGGAAGGGCCGGTATTTTTTCCAGGAATGTATCGTTGATCAGGGACAACGCTTAACGATGGTCACTACGCCCATGAAATCCGGGCGAGGCGCGAGATAAACACCAGATGATCGCGCCCAACCCCGCCACGCCGCTGACGTCGAACGTCAACGAGCCGGCCGCCCTGCGCCTCTACGCGGCGGCGGCGACCCTCGTCACGTTGGGCGTCTACCTGCTCACGCTGGCCCCCGACCTGAGCTGGGCCAACGCCGCAACCGACGGCGGCGAACTGATCACCGCCGCGGTCACCCTGGGCATCCCCCACCCGCCGGGCTATCCCCTCTACGTCATCCTGGGCAAGGTATTCAGCCTGCTGCCAGTGGGCACGGTCGCCCTGCGCTTCAATTTGCTGTCGGCCGTCTGTGGCGCGTTGGCCGTCGGTGTCCTCGTCCTGGCTATCGGGGCGTATCACCGGGGCCGTGTACGCCCGCCGGTCGCTGTCGCGGCGGCGCTTCTCTTCGGCTTCGCGCCGCTGGTCTGGAGCCAGGCCATCGTGACCGAGGTCTACACGCTGAACCTGCTGCTGCTGGCCGTCTTTCTGCTGGCCTGGAGCCGCGCCGGGGCGTCCGGTTGGAGCGGCTTCTGGCTGGGGCTGGCGATCACCACCCACCTGACGTCGCTGCTGATGCTGCCTGCCCTGCTGGTCGGGCACCGGCGTAGTCGGGCCGTGGTCGGTCTGACCGTAGCCGGTCTGGCGCTGGGCCTCACGCCGTTATTGCTGCTGCCGCTATTGGCGCGGGGCGATAGTCCGGTGGTCTGGGGACAGCCGACCGATCTCGCCGGGTGGTGGTGGCTCGTCAGCGGCCGGCTCTACGCCGCCAACGTTCAGCCCGCGCTGGACGGGGAGCGCCTGCTGAGCCTGTTGCGCGCGCTGGCCTTTGGCCCGGCGGCGCTCATCATGGCCCGCCGGACGGCCGGAACCACGGTTGGCGAGTGGGTCGTCGCGATTCAGCGGCAACGCTCGTCGATTGTGTTAGCGATTATCGCTTTGGCCTACGCCGCGTTTGCACTGGTGTATGGCGCAACCGACGCGGCGGTCATGCTTTTGCCCGGCCTGATGGTGGCTGTCTTGCTCCTATCGCCACGCCTAGCCATGCTTGGCCGCGCGTCGCTGTTGCTGCCCTTGCTCCTGGTCATCTGGGGCTACCCAACCCAAAAGTTGAGCGGCCGCGAGCCGCGCGCGCTGGCCGACGCCGTTTTCGCCGCCGCGCCACCCGATGCCATTCTCCTCGCGTCCGGCGACCAGACGACCTTTACGCTCTGGTATTTTCACCACGTCGAAGGCCGGCGACCCGACATTGTTGTGGCAGACGCCGATCTGTTCGCCTTCGACTGGTATCGGGCGCGACTGGCCCGACAAAATCCAGCCATCCTAGTTCCCGTGGCCGATGATCTGGCCGCCTTCCAGCGGCTCCATGCGTCGCACCGTCCATTCTGCGCGGTTGGTTTGGCTGCCCCATTGCCGGCGGGATCACCTTCAGATAGCCGGCCATCCGGCGGCGCACCCTATCTCAACTGCATCGAGAGAGTCAATTGACAGCCAAAAACCGTCCCATTGATCCACCGTCCGCCCCGGAAGCGGCGCGGGAGAAGGCCCAGCCCGTCACGTCACCCAACACGGGCCGCATCGCGCGGTTGCTCATCCTGGCCGGCTTGCTCATCCTGTTGGTCTGGCTGGGGCTAAAGACGTGGCGCGTCATCGCGGCGGCCCAATCGTTGTTGGCCGTCGAGGAGGAGGCACGGGCCTTGCTGAGCGGCGGGCTGAACAGTCTCGATCCCGACGCGGCCGAGGCGCTGGTGCTGGGCGCGCGGGCCGACATTGTGACTCTCCACCGCGAACTGGACATTGCGCGGCCCGTCGCCCCCTATCTCGGCTGGATCCCGCGCTTCGGCCCGACGCTGGTGGCCGCGCCCTATCTGCTGGATATGGCCGATGCCGGTTCCGAGGCGGGCGCGCTGGCCGTCAGCAGCCTGAAGCCGGCCCTGGCCGTCATCCAGCATGACGATTTCAGCGCCGCCCGGCTGGGCGAACTACTGCCTATTCTGACCGCCGCCACGCCCGATATCGTCGCCGCGCAGGACGCGTTGCAACGGGTTAGCGCCGCCCGCCAGGCCCTGGACGACGCCGTCGCCGTCGATCAATTGCCGTGGCGCGTGCGGCAACTGCTCCAACTGGCGGATGAGTATTTGCCCCTGGCGCAGGATGGTCTGCGTCTCACCCCGTCGTTGCCCGCGTTGTTGGGGCAGGATGGGCCGCGGCGCTATCTCATCCTGGCCCAGAACGAGGACGAGATGCGGGCCACCGGTGGCTTTATCACCGGCGCGGGCGTCATCACCGTTCAGAACGGCCAGATCATCGATCTGACCTTTCGCGATGCCAATCAGGTCGATAACTGGGCCAACAAGCCCTATGACTTTCCGCCGCAACCGTTTTATGACTTTATGGGGGCCGAGCTATTCCTGTTCCGCGACGCCAACTACTGGCCCGATTTCCCGACCTCGGCCCAAAAAGCCATGGAGTTGTTCGTCTATGGTCAGGACGCGCCGCCGCTGGACGGGGTCATCGCCATCGATCAGGCATTCCTGCGCGCGCTCGTCGATGCCACCGGCCCGGTGCCCATTCCCGGCACAGACCGGAAAATCAACGCCGACAATCTGCTGGAAATGTTGCGGCAGGCGCGCGACATTCAGGAAGGGCAGGATGTGGCCGATTGGGTCAACAATCGCAAGGCGTTTCTGGGCGGCTTCGCCACGGCCATCCAGGCCAAGCTGGAGAGCGACTTTGGCTCAATCGACCCGGTGAAGCTGGCCCGCAACATGATCGGCGCGATCGACAATCGCCACCTGTCGATCTACGTGCGCGATCCGGCCGTGGCCGCCGTGCTGGCCGCGAACGGTTGGGACGGCCGCCTGCCGGAAGCCCCGCCCGGCGATTTCTGGATGGCGGTGGACACCAACATGGGCTTTAATAAAGCCAACGTGATGGTCGAGCGCTCGTTGCAATACGTCGTCAGCCTCGGCGATCGGCCGCAGGCCACGCTGGCCCTGAACTATCGCCACACCGGCCCACCGTCGAATGAGGCTTGTTTTCAGGGCGTCGAAGATGAGTTCGAGCAGGCGGCGGATTATCTGACGCTGGCCGATCAATGTTACTGGAACTTTCTGCGCGTCTATGCGCCGCGGGGCAGCCGGCTGCTCGACTCCAGCACCCACCTCGTGCCGGGCGATACGCTGTTCAACGGCGTCACCTGGGAAAACGCGGCGCAGACCTACGACGAGATGCCCGGCCTGGCGACGTTCGGCAATTTTATGCTCCTGCCGCGCGGCGCCGAGGGCACGGTCTATTTTCAGTACGAGCTACCGGCCGGCGTTGTGGTGAGTGAGGATGGCGACACGGTTTACCGGCTGACCATTCACAAACAGCCGGGCACGCGCCCCGAGCCGCTCTACCTGACGGTGTCGCTGCCGAGCGGCGCGGAATTATTGGAAGCTTCGCCCACGCCCACGCAGGTTGACGGCGACATATTCATCTTTGAATTATCGCTGGCAAGCGATATGGAACTGACCATGCGCTATCGCTAGTCGATTGGTCGGGATGAAGCGGATGAAGGGAAATGCCATGAATAAAAAATTGTTGATGATTGTACTGATCGCCATCGGCGTGTTCGTCGTGGGTAGGGCGGGGATGGCCAAGGCGCAGGGCGGCACGATTCCGACGCGAACCCCCACGCCCGGCCCCGAGCAACCGACGCAAGTCATCCCCACGGCTACCGACGACGGCCCCGATAACCCACCGCCGCCGCCGGCCACGGAAACAACCGCCCCGCCCGCGGCCACATCCACGGCCACCCTCCCGCCACCGGCGGCGAGCACAGCCACGACGCAACCACCGGCGGCAACCCTCGTTACCGCCGGTCAGGCGGCAACGACGGCGGCGACGGCTGAATGCGACGACACGCCGATCATCGAGGCCAACCGGCGCATGGCCGTCTATGCCGGGCCGGGCGGCGATTTCGAAATCCTGGCCTCGCTGGCGACCGGCGAAACCAGGGTCATCCTCGGCCGCGCCGGCTATGCCGACTGGTGGCAGATCCAACTGTCCCCCGACGTGATCGCCTGGGTCGATGACGAAGACGTCACCGTCCACGGCAACGTCGCCGGCGTGTCCATCGTCGATCCGCCGGCCATCAACGGCGCGACCCCGACGCGCGGCCCGGCCTGGAACCCCACGCCGCCGCCGTTCGTCCCCTGTGGCCCAACGGCCACCGTCACGGCCACGGCCACGTCCACCGCCACGCCGGCGATTTTGCCGACGGTCGCCACGGATCAGACCGGAGCGGGCGGCGAAGCGGCCGGCGCGGCGGCGACAACCGCACCCCCGGCGGCCACCAGCGCGGCCGGCAGCGCCACGCCGGCCGCAACAGATGAAGCAGCGATGGGCAGCGGCGTCGATTCGCGCGGCTCCGAGGATTCGCGCGCGGCCGGGCCGACCAGCGCCGTCAATCTCGTGCTGCCCATCGTCGGGCTGGGCCTCATCGGCGGCGGCATCATTCTGGCCCTGATGGCCCGCAATCGGGGGACGAAACCGCCGGCCGCGCCCAAAGAGTAGCGGCGGTTATTCGACGGTGATGGCTACCGGCAGGACAAAGGCGTCGGCCCCGCCGGTAGTCAACAGGCGCGCCCCGGTCTGGGGGTCATACAGTCCCACGGCCAGGCGGGCCGGGCCGGTGTAGCCGGTTTCGCGCCAGACCAGCTCGTGGGCGTCGATGACGTATTCGCCGGCCAGCCACTCGTTGGTCGGCCGGCGGCCGTTGGCCGGCGGCGCGTCGTGCTGGGCCAGCAGCCGCCCATCCTCGGCCAGCAAGTGGGCGAAGACGGTGTAGCCGGTGGGTATTTCTCCAGATAGCGCCTGCCAGTAGAGCGTGAGGGGCACGGGTTGGGCGTTGGCAATCACGGCCGGCGGCGGGTCGAAGCCGACGAGAACGATTGCGCCGTCGCCGAAAACCACCTCTACCGCCTGCTCGCTGGCCGGCCGCTCGAACAGGACCGCCCCGCCTTCTATTGCGACCTCGCCCAGTTCGATCCGCTGCCCTTCGACTTCGACGACCAGTTGCGCCGCCCCAACCGCCTCGGCCGGCACGCGCACGTCGCGAAATTCGTCGACCAGTTGCCCGGCGGCCCACTGATCGGTCGGCAGGCGGCCGTTGACCGGCGCGTCCTTGTTTTCGGCCAGCGCGTCGCCGGATTGCTCCAGGATGAGCGCCGGGCGGATGTCGGGTAACGAGCCAACCGCCGCTTGCCAGGTCAGCCCGACGCGGATCGTCTGCCCGGGGCGATAGGGGCCGGGGCTGAACGTCGCGCCCCACAACAACAATCGGCCGCCGGCCGTCGCTACCGGCTCGGCCCACAGCGGCGGGGAGCTAACCTCAGAAAGTGTGGGCGACAGGCCGGCCGGGGCAGACAGGGTTACTTCCCCCAGTGCTACCAGTTCTCCCGCGGGCCGGTTCAGCGTGTCCATCGCCTCCAGCGGCACCCTGGCATCGCCGGGGCCGGTGTAGACCCCCAGCGAAAGCTCAGCGGCCACGGGCGGCGTGCCCGGCGGCAGCGGCAGGAGATGATAGGTGATGATGGTCTCGCCCGGCGTCCATAGACTCACCGGCGCGCCGGCGGCGTCCAGCAGCGGCGCGTCGGTCTGGGCGATGCGCTCGCCGGTCACCGGGTCGCGCAACAACAGCGTGGCGGCATAATCGGCGGCCGGCGTCTCGACCGCCCGCCAGCACAGGGCCACAGCCACGGCCGAATCGGCTGGCGCGCCCTGCTCCACCCAGGCCGCGGTCGCTTCCAAATCGCCGAAGCGCACGGCGGGCTTGAGCATCTCCGCCGCGTCGCACGCCGGCAAGGGGGACAGGGGCGCGTCGAGTTGGTATTGGCGCACGGCCAGATCGCCAAACGCGGTCTCGCTCAGCTGCCGGCCGCGCCGCGCCAACTCGAAGGGCAGCCGGTTTTGCCAATCGCGTGTGCCACGCCGGTAATCGACGACGAAGACGCGGCCCGTGGCGGCGCAGGGTGGCCCGTCGCTGCACGTCAGGGCGCGGGCCAGCGTGGTCGCCGCCTCGTGGGGCGATTCGTCCAGGTGGGGCATGATTACCCCGGCCGCGCCGCGAAACTCAAAGGGCAACGACCAATCCGTATCGGGCACGATAATCAAATCGCCCGGCCCGGTCGTCGCTTCCAGATAGCGGGCCACGCCACGCATGT is drawn from Candidatus Promineifilum breve and contains these coding sequences:
- a CDS encoding SH3 domain-containing protein, coding for MNKKLLMIVLIAIGVFVVGRAGMAKAQGGTIPTRTPTPGPEQPTQVIPTATDDGPDNPPPPPATETTAPPAATSTATLPPPAASTATTQPPAATLVTAGQAATTAATAECDDTPIIEANRRMAVYAGPGGDFEILASLATGETRVILGRAGYADWWQIQLSPDVIAWVDDEDVTVHGNVAGVSIVDPPAINGATPTRGPAWNPTPPPFVPCGPTATVTATATSTATPAILPTVATDQTGAGGEAAGAAATTAPPAATSAAGSATPAATDEAAMGSGVDSRGSEDSRAAGPTSAVNLVLPIVGLGLIGGGIILALMARNRGTKPPAAPKE
- a CDS encoding glycosyltransferase, whose translation is MTAPPISVIIPAYNAARTIGPCLAALREQAFDKPYEIIVVDDGSTDGTAEIARTAGATVISTPRGRPAAARNAGIRAAQGAIICCTDADCAPQPDWLRELTAPFDDPAIMAAKGAYETRQRALVARFVQLEYEDKYDRLRQQPAIDFIDTYSAAYRRDVLLDNEGFDVRFDYLEDQELSFRLAARGCRMVFRETAVVDHRHSATVRAYLRKKGIIGYWKAQVVRRHPDRAGGDSHTPPVMKVQMLLAMLTLAAVVAGVMGLLLWPGEVVARSLLVWGPAALAALAFVATTLPFVAKAWRKDRPVAVVAPFLLFGRAVALSLGYAWGMLQPRRAITGQPPGKGEGFLPNERST
- a CDS encoding glycosyltransferase family 117 protein, coding for MIAPNPATPLTSNVNEPAALRLYAAAATLVTLGVYLLTLAPDLSWANAATDGGELITAAVTLGIPHPPGYPLYVILGKVFSLLPVGTVALRFNLLSAVCGALAVGVLVLAIGAYHRGRVRPPVAVAAALLFGFAPLVWSQAIVTEVYTLNLLLLAVFLLAWSRAGASGWSGFWLGLAITTHLTSLLMLPALLVGHRRSRAVVGLTVAGLALGLTPLLLLPLLARGDSPVVWGQPTDLAGWWWLVSGRLYAANVQPALDGERLLSLLRALAFGPAALIMARRTAGTTVGEWVVAIQRQRSSIVLAIIALAYAAFALVYGATDAAVMLLPGLMVAVLLLSPRLAMLGRASLLLPLLLVIWGYPTQKLSGREPRALADAVFAAAPPDAILLASGDQTTFTLWYFHHVEGRRPDIVVADADLFAFDWYRARLARQNPAILVPVADDLAAFQRLHASHRPFCAVGLAAPLPAGSPSDSRPSGGAPYLNCIERVN
- a CDS encoding DUF4012 domain-containing protein, encoding MTAKNRPIDPPSAPEAAREKAQPVTSPNTGRIARLLILAGLLILLVWLGLKTWRVIAAAQSLLAVEEEARALLSGGLNSLDPDAAEALVLGARADIVTLHRELDIARPVAPYLGWIPRFGPTLVAAPYLLDMADAGSEAGALAVSSLKPALAVIQHDDFSAARLGELLPILTAATPDIVAAQDALQRVSAARQALDDAVAVDQLPWRVRQLLQLADEYLPLAQDGLRLTPSLPALLGQDGPRRYLILAQNEDEMRATGGFITGAGVITVQNGQIIDLTFRDANQVDNWANKPYDFPPQPFYDFMGAELFLFRDANYWPDFPTSAQKAMELFVYGQDAPPLDGVIAIDQAFLRALVDATGPVPIPGTDRKINADNLLEMLRQARDIQEGQDVADWVNNRKAFLGGFATAIQAKLESDFGSIDPVKLARNMIGAIDNRHLSIYVRDPAVAAVLAANGWDGRLPEAPPGDFWMAVDTNMGFNKANVMVERSLQYVVSLGDRPQATLALNYRHTGPPSNEACFQGVEDEFEQAADYLTLADQCYWNFLRVYAPRGSRLLDSSTHLVPGDTLFNGVTWENAAQTYDEMPGLATFGNFMLLPRGAEGTVYFQYELPAGVVVSEDGDTVYRLTIHKQPGTRPEPLYLTVSLPSGAELLEASPTPTQVDGDIFIFELSLASDMELTMRYR
- the rpsF gene encoding 30S ribosomal protein S6; its protein translation is MREYEVTVIIQPQLEEAERTQLIERLSNLLIPGPKEDGALVANHWGVRQLAYPIKKFTEGYYVLYEAKLDATRIKDIERSMQYNEDVLRYLVIRKGE
- the radA gene encoding DNA repair protein RadA, with translation MAKRQTQYVCQSCGRTTPAYMGRCPRCNEFDTMVEQVVESETATKGRRSPGSLTSRPVRLHEVETDGLDRLALPVQEFSRVLGGGLVPGSLILVGGDPGIGKSTLLLEIAGLAANLHGPVLYVSGEESARQIKMRAERLKMDAHDLFLVTETNLRAILDHITEVRPIMAIIDSIQTTYDDSLNSSAGSVTQVRESASRFQELAKQSGVVIVLVGHVTKEGAIAGPRVLEHIVDTVLYLEGDPFHRYRLLRSVKNRFGATSEVGVFEMVEQGMVEVLNPSEAFLAERQANSPGSAIAVTLEGTRPLLVEVQALASATTFTNPRRTPVGIDLNRLLLLTAVLTRRVHIPLHDKDVFVNVIGGLQISEPAADLGVALAIASSVKDRPVHADMAFFGEVGLSGELRAVSQLEPRLKEAAKLGFKRCLIPRTRQMNAAAMPPGLEIITCRTLQEAVDLALVR
- a CDS encoding lysylphosphatidylglycerol synthase transmembrane domain-containing protein; its protein translation is MITNNATRPTHHAWRRYLPWLNLGLTVLLIIAGLWYLSTRVSLAAVGAALAGAKPFYVLLAVGLMLLTVALKGWRWQLMFPPERSPERPAERTPVSFAAAFWAVALGQYVNLIVPFLRLGEVARLYALNQESGASAGRALGTLVIEKTLDLIFFGLTILFILPFVILPDFINRPGPMLLLLPLLLLVVLYLLAYRTELVIRFWQRLIAPLPERPRALLMRLAVAGLEGLAALRDRRLTLATLLLSLAIAVLSVVLPYALFPALALPLTLLDAALIHIAVSIAITPPSTPAKIGVFNGAAALMLWQFGLTDETLIAGYAILLYLVVVGPQLLLGLIAASRTKWRWNAGIAAVPPAAPDQV